Sequence from the Maribacter aquivivus genome:
ATGTGAACGATCACTGGAACATTTTACCTTCTATCTCTTATGTAGGAGTATCTAAGTCAATTGGAGATGGTTTCTCTGTTGGAGCTAGAGGTTCTCTTAACAAGATTAGCAAATTTGGTGATACTAGCGTTGACGACCTTTCTCACTACGCTATAGATGGTACAATTAAATATGATATCATAAAAAGACAAACTGTTATTGATCCTTTCGTAGAGATCGGTGGTGGTTATACTTGGATCGATGAAATCGGTGCTGGTACTGCAAATGGTGGTATTGGTGTTAATATCTGGTTTACTGAAAACTTAGGTCTTACATTACAATCTTCTTATAAGCATGCTTTCGAAGATTACTTAGCTCCTCACTTCCAACACTTAGCTGGTATTTCAGTTAAATTTGGTGGTACTGATACTGACGGTGATGGTATCTATGATAAAGATGATGCTTGTCCAGAAGTTGCTGGTCTTGAAGCATTCAACGGTTGTCCTGATTCTGACGGCGATGGTATCGAAGACAGCAAAGATGCTTGTCCTAACGAAGCTGGTTCTAAAGAAATGAACGGATGTCCTGATGCTGACGGTGACGGTGTTGCTGATAAAGATGATGCTTGTCCTAACGAAGCTGGTCTTCCTGCTTTAGCTGGTTGTCCTGATGCTGATGGCGATGGTGTTGCTGATAAAGATGACGCTTGTCCTTCTGAAGCTGGTCCTGCTGAAAACAAAGGTTGTCCTTGGGCTGATAAAGACGGTGACGGTGTACTTGACAAAGATGATCAATGTCCAGATGTTGCTGGTACAGTAGCTAACGCTGGTTGTCCTGAAGTAACTGAAGAAGTTCAAAAGCAATTGAATGATTATGCTAGAACTATCTTATTTGATACTGGTAAATCTTCTATCAAAGCTGAGTCTACTTCTGTAATGGTTGACATTATCACAATCCTTAAAGAATACCCTAACGCTAAGTTTACTGTTGAAGGTCATACTGACAGCGTAGGTAGCGAAAAATTAAACCAAAGCCTTTCTGAGTCAAGAGCTCTTTCTGTAAAAGAATTCTTAGTAGACAAAGGAATTGAAGAGTTTAGATTATCTGCTGTAGGTTACGGTGAGTCTAAGCCAATGGCTACAAACAATACAAGAGCTGGTAGAGCTCAAAACAGAAGGGTAGAAATCAACTTAGTAAAATAAGTTTATAAAAACCTAAGTGTTTTAATAACTAAAAGCCCCGCAATATTGCGGGGCTTTTTTATTTTTACACTATATGCAGAGTTTTATACAAGATGTAGTACTAGACGTTTTAAAAAATAACCCAGATACTGGTAAAGTAGTATTTATTCTACCCAGTAAAAGAGCGGGTGTATTTCTGAAAAAAATACTATCAAAATCACTTACACAAACAGTACTTGCCCCTGAAATCTATAGTATTGAAGATTTCATTGAAAAGGTTTCTAACCTTGTCACCGCAAACACTACAACACAATTATTTGAACTCTATAATGCCTATTTAAAAGTGGGTGATTATGAAAAGGAATCTTTCGATTCTTTTTTAAAATGGGGACAAATATTATTACAAGATTTTAATGAAATAGATCGTTACTTAGTTGACGCTTCTACCCTATACCAAAATGTTGCCGCTATACAGGAAGTCAACCATTGGTCGTTGAATCCTGATAAATCTGAAATGATTGAAAACTACCTTCATTTTTGGAGGTATTTAGAAGACATCTACAAACAATTTAATGGGAGATTATTAGAGCAGGGACTTGGTCACCAGGGACTCATCTATAAAACCTCGGTTGCAGAATTACCTAATTACCTTGAAAACACGAATAAGAAACACATTTTTCTTGGCTTTAATGCCTTGAACACTGCAGAGAGTATTCTTATACAGACTATTCTTGAAAAAACAGATGCTAACATTTATTGGGATATTGACCCCTACTTTTTACAAGACAATATTCATGATGCTGGTTTCTTTATAAGAAATTATCAAAGCACATGGAATGTTTTAAAGGGAAAACCTCTTGCAGGACTTACCAATTACTACAATACCGAAAAGCATATTGAAATTATTGGGGTGCCTAAAAACATCTCTCAAGTAAATTATGTGGGCGATTTACTGTACAAAATTCAGAATGATTCGCCAGATGCGTTACGCAATGCAGCCATTGTACTTGGTAATGAAGAATTACTGAATCCGTTATTAAATTCTATTCCAGATAATATACCGGCTACCAATATTACCATGGGTCAAAAGTTAGCATCTACCACCTTGGCCAGCTTTTTCACCAACCTTATTGAGTTTCATGAACAAAAGACAGAAAAAGGATGGTTCTACAAGCACTTACTTAATCTTTTGACACATTCATATGCCGTACTTTTATTTGACGCAAATGAAGTCTCTACAGACAGTTTAATATCAAAAATTAAAACAAATAACTGGTCATACATTACCAATACACAAATACGCGAACTTTTACCAGAAAATGCAGCAATCAACTTACTGTTTGAAGATGTAAAGAATAACCCGAATAGACTTATAGATAATTTTTTAGCTCTTATTGAAGCTATAAGAGTTATTGACGTGGTAAAAGAAAATTCGCTTTTATTAGAACAGCTTTATAAATTCTTTACACTATTCAATCAGCTAAAGGACCTTTGTAACAGCTTTAAGTATATCAATAATCTTAAAAGTTTAAAACATCTGTTTTCACAGCTATTAAGCTCAGAAACTTTAGATTTTCAAGGTAACCCTATTGAAGGCATCCAAATTATGGGAATGCTAGAAAGTCGCTTGTTAGATTTTGAGACTATAATTATTACTTCTGTTAACGAAGGCGTATTACCATCGGGTAAATCTAACAACTCATTTATTCCATACGACCTAAAAATCAAAAACGGATTACCAACCTATAAAGAGAAAGATGCTGTTTATACCTATCACTTCTATCGCTTATTACAACGTGCCAAAAATGTATATATACTGTACAATACGGAGCCAGACGCATTGGAAGGTGGCGAGCGTAGCCGATTGATTACACAGTTATTAACTGACGATAATAGAACAAATATTAAATCATTTATAGCTACACCTACTATACAACCTATTACCAAAGAAATTGAACAGGTTGAAAAATCCATTTCACTGGTTGACCTTATTAAAGACAAAGCCAGAAAAGGTTTTTCACCTAGCTCACTCAGCAATTACATTAGAAACCCTATAGATTTTTACAAACAGAATTTATTAAATATTAATGAGGTATTGCAAGTAGAAGAAACCTTGGCGCCCAATACTTTCGGTACCATTGTTCATGATAGTTTAGAAGAACTGTATACACCTTTAATTGGTAAACCCCTTACAGCAGATTTACTTAATGGAATTCGAAAAGGTATACCTACGATTGTAGCACAGAATTTTGAAAAAACCTTCAAAGATGGAAACATCAGTTCTGGTAAAAACTATATTTCTTTTCATGTTATTCTTAAATACATACAAACGTTTATTGATGTTGAGGTAAAAGAACTTGCGGACCATAGTATTTCCATTGTTGCATTAGAGCAAGCACTATCAGTGCCTTTAGAAGTCGCCGGATTAGATTTCCCTATCATCTTAAAAGGAAAATTAGACCGTGTAGATGAATATGACGGTATTACCCGTATCATCGATTACAAAACAGGGAAAGTAGAACGCCGAAATGTAGAAATTGTAGAATGGGATATTTTGACTGAAGAATATCAGTTCAGTAAAGCGTTTCAGTTGCTTTGCTACGGATTAATGTATTCTAAAACACATCCTACAGAAAATCTATCTATTCAAGCAGGTATTATCTCTTTGAAGAATTTTGCAGAAGGCACGTTGTTATTTGCACAAAAAGAATCTGCCCGATCAACCAGTAAAAATCACATCATTACTAATGAGGTCATTTCTGATTTCGAGCAGATACTTGGTCAGCTAATTACAGAAATCTGTAATGCTGACATTCCGTTCACAGAAAAAGAAGTATAAGCTTATTTCTTATCTGGTCTTGTAGGCCTTACCTCAATTTTACTAGGTAAGGTTCTTTCGTTCATTTGTAAAAGATCCAACACCAATTCGCCAATATCTTCTGGCTGAATTTTCCATGCATCCTTTTCATCTGGTTCATTATGGTTAAAATGTGTTGCCACAGAACCTGGCATAATGGTAGAAACCTTAATACCGTATTGTCTTAAATCTAACATTGCAGCTTGCGTAAAACCAACTACACCAAATTTAGAAGCATTGTACCCTGCACCTTGCGCAAAGAAATTAGTACCTGCCAAACTAGCCAGCGTAATGTAATAGCCTTCTGTTTTCTTTAAACTTTCTACAGATGCCTTTAGCGTATGAAACACTCCACTTAGGTTAATATCTATCATCTGGTGCCACTCCTCTTCGGTCATTTGATCAATTGGCGCAAAATTACCAACACCGGCATTTGCCAAAACAACATCTAACTGACCCCATTTGTCCATAATTTTAGAGACAGCATTTTTCTCATCTGCAATTTTAGCAACATCAGAAACAATTCCTAAAACTGCATCAGTATTAAAATCTTTAAGTGCCTTGTCTACACTTTCCTGAGATCTACCACTAATTGCAACTCTCATACCTTGGTTTAACAATGTTTGTGCAACTGCAAAACCAATACCTTTAGTGCCTCCCGTAATGTAGGCTACTTTATTTTTCAAATCTTTCATCGTTCAATTTTATAATTATCACAAGTTACCAATTCTTTGATTTTCTTGTTAACCCAAAAGGTTACGATTTTGTGGTTTTCATTCATTATATTTAACAACAACTTAACACTCAACAATGAACAGAATTATCGTATGGTCCATTACCGTGGCCCTCGCCGGATTTTTATTTGGATTTGATACCGTAGTTATCAGTGGAGCAAATGAACCTATAAAGCAATTGTGGAACACTTCTCCGCTTTTTCATGGAACTTTTATCATGAGTATGGCCCTTTGGGGTACCGTTGCGGGATCACTTTTTGGTGGTATCCCAACAAAAAATCTTGGTCGTAAAAAGACCTTATTATGGGTGGGAATATTATTTTTCGTTTCTGCATTAGGTTCCGCATTAGCACAAGATCCTTACTCTTTTTCAGTATTTCGTTTTATTGGCGGTGTTGGTGTAGGTATATCCTCTGTTGCAGCACCTATCTACATTTCTGAAATTACATCTAAAGAGAATCGTGGAAAACTAGGCGGATTGTATCAATTCTGGTTAGTGTTCGGTATTTTACTTGCCTTTGTATCTAACTGGTTGCTAAAAGGATTTGATGGTGCAAATGATTGGCGTTGGATGCTAGGTGTTGAAGCCATACCTGCTTTCATATATACCATAATGGTATTTACAGTTCCAGAAAGCCCAAGATGGTTGGCATTGCACAAAAAAGACGATGCTGCCGCGTTAAAAATATTAGAGATCATACACTCTAAAGAAAAAGCCGCTCTGCAATTGACAGAGATAAAGACCGATTTACAACACTCCACCAAAAGTGAGAGTCTTTTTCAAAAGAAATACTCCAAAGTACTTTGGCTTGCTTTCTTTATAGCATTTTTCAATCAATTGTCAGGTATCAACTTTGTACTGTATTACGCGCCAGAAATTTTGGAACAAGCAGGTCTTGGTGGTAAAGAATCACTTTTCAATTCCATTGCCATTGGTATCGTAAACCTCGTATTTACCTTTATAGGTATTCGTTTATTGGATAAATTGGGTAGGCGCCAACTGATCATCATTGGATCTATTGGTTACATTATTAGTTTAATCATGGTTGGTCTCTGTTTTCAAATGAATTTAGGATCTACACTTACCATTATCTTCATTTGTACTTTTGTTGCCTCTCACGCCATTGGCCAAGGTGCCGTAATTTGGGTATTTATCTCAGAGATATTCCCTAACAGCGTACGTGCATACGGGCAATCTTGGGGTGTTAGTGTTCACTGGGTATTTGCTGCGATCATAACTTTGATTACTCCGTTTTTCTTAGATGCTACCCAAGGTGTTCTTAAAGACCATGTTTGGTATATCTATTACTTCTTCTGTGCTATGATGGTGTTGCAACTCATTTGGGCAATTACCAAAATGCCTGAAACAAAAGGGGTTTCTCTTGAGGAATTGAGTAAGGAGTTGGTGAAAGAATAAAGAATTATAACCCATTATTACATTAAAAAAGACAGGCAAACTATTGTTATAGTTTGCCTGTCTTTTTCTTGATACTTTTTCAATAAAAATTATAATAATTATTTGTTTTCAAAAACCGTTTCATAATGGTTTACGGTTGGAAATGGTTCGTAATAGTCGTGTAACAGTTCTTTCCATTTTAGGTAGCCTTTAGATTTTCGAAAGCCTATTTCATGACTTTCAACATCTATCCAATCTACTAATAATATGTATTGCCCATCATTCTCAATACATTTACGCAAGGTATGTGAACAATATCCATCAATTGCCTGAATGTATTCACTAGCGAGTGCAAAGTCTGCTACAAACTTATCTTGTAAATTTGGCTTAACATATAATATGGCGACTTCTAGTATCATATTTCTTCTATTATCGAGTTTCCTTTAGATTGGTCGCCAGAAGTCCATTGCCAAGTTTCATGAAGTCTTATTTTTCCGTTTTCCATAATTTCGGGAACAGAGACACACCTACCTGTCATTAACGCTCCTTTTATATTCACCTGATGATAACGCATGTCAATAGTACCGTCTAAAGATACCACCCCTATTAAATGCCCTTCGAGTATTTCTCCGCCACAATAACTAGCGGTAAGTATATTATCTTTTTGTGTATACTTAAAAAGGGTTTCATGGCTAGTTTCACCATTCTTAGTATTGGCTACCGGTCTAAATGTTTTATTATTATAATTCATGCTGTATCGGATTAGCTTTTTATATACCTATACTTTAATTCACACTAAACTTCTCACGATATGCCGTTGGGCTTATACCTTCTTTCTTTTTAAACAACCTTGAGAAATAGTGCGGATATTCAAAACCCAATTCATATGCTACCTCAGCAATACTTTTACTGGGATGCAACAACATATTCTTGGCCTCATCAATTAACAACAATTGCAAATGCTCAGTGGTTGTTTTTCCGGTTTCTTTCTTTAAGGTATCGCTCAAATAACGCTGGGAAATTCCCATTTTATCTGCAATCTGTTCTATACTCGGTATACCGTTCTTCTGTAGCTGACCAGATTCTACATATTGGGATAATTGCTCATTAAACTGTTCTAACAAACTCGTAGAAAGTTCTTTTCTGTTCAAAAATTGTCGCTCATAAAAGCGATTAGCATATTTAAGCAAGGTGCTTAGTTGAGAAATAATGATGTCTTTACTGAACTCATCTTGGTTGTTTTGGTATTCTATTTCAATATTTGCTACAATAGATGCTATCTGCTTTTCTTCTTTTGGAGATAGGTGCAACGCTTCATTGACGGAATATGAAAAGAATCCGTATTTTTTGATCTGATGCGCCAACTCGGTTCCTTTTAAAAAGTCTTTGTGAAAGTTGATAGAGAAGCCTTTTTGCTCAAATACAGCACTATTATCCCATTGTAAGACCTGCCTAGGTGCTATAAAAAATAGCACACCATTGGTAAAGTCATAGGTTGTTCTACCGTAGTTTAAATCTCCTTTTATGATTTTTTTAAAACTGATGGAATAACAATCATTTGTTATAGGTGGCGAACTTTCTTTATGGCATGGCAAAAAACCTTCTCCTATTGCAGGAAATACACTTAACATAGGGTGTTCCGGACTAGGAAGTTCTAGATATTCCAAATAAGCGGATAATGTTTTAAAGTGCTGCATATTATTTCTTCATTTCTTTAGCTGCCAACTGTAATTCCTTATTATAACTGTCAATTCTTGCTTGGGCCGTACCATCTACCAACAGAATAACAACTAACATAGCTATAGTGGTGATCATGCTTGCCCTCCAAATAGGTGTACTTACAAATAATAAAACCAGAGCACAAACCACTATAATTATCGGTATGGCTTTAAAAACAACAGTATTATATTCCTTTAAAGTAGCTTCTGCACGTGCTAATTCTGATGCCACGAATGCCGGTGCATCTACTTGGTAGGCTTTTTCAAATTGGGGAATTCTTGATTTGTTGGTAAAAAATAATCCCAATCCTATAATTAAAAGTAAGCTACCTGCTACCAAGGTGGGTAAGATGTAAGCTCTAGCCATATCGGTCTTGCCTAATTGCCAAAAACCGAAGCTTGCCACTAAAAATGCCAAACCGAAGAGCATGAAAAACGGTGTTGAAAAAAGTTCGGCCTTTGCCCAGTCTGTTGCTGCTTTCAATATATCCATTACTATAATTTTTGTCGTTTACTAATTTACAAATTCCAAGTTACACCGGTTTCTTTTTCAGAAAGCTCCCAAAGCCTTTTCATTACCGATTTATCTTTCGCGTGCGGTTCTAGTTTACACTCACCTACGGCCCCTGTCCAATAATTTTTTCCTGTTGGCCCGTAAAATCCTTCTTGATCCAAATCTGGTTCGGTGGCACACATCAATTCTGGGTACGCCCCTTTCTCTGCAGATTGTACCATGGGCGTTAATTTCATGATCTGCCAAATAAATCTTGTCAACAAGCTACCGCTGGTCTTGATCAATGATGTTGAAGATGCACCAGGGTGGCATGCGTATGATTTCACACCTGTTTTGCCCGCCGCCTTAAGTCTATCTTGCAATTCATAAACGGTCATGATCTGTGCCAATTTACTTTGACTATATACGCCGTTAGGGCTGTAGTTCTTGTCCCAGTTCATATCATCGAATTGTATGGTCTTAATGCCTAAATTGTAGCCCATACTGCCCACGGTTACTATTCGCCCGTTTGACTCTTCTATACGTGGGTATAGCAATGCTTGCAATAAGAAATTACCGTAATGGTTTACCCCTAACTGACTTTCAAATCCATCTTCGGTAAAGGTTTGTTTGGGTACTTGGGCAATGGCTGCATTGCACATTAAGGCATCTATTTGCGGTACAGTTTTAAGTATTTCATCTGCAGCTTTTTTAACGGATGCTAATGATGCCAAGTCCATCTCTATATTGCTTACCGGTATGGCATTACCTAGCTCTTGCTTTAAGGCTGCTATAGTATCGGCAGATTTTTGTGGGTTACGGTTAAGCATCACCACTTTTGCCCCTTTTTTCAAAAGTATTTTTGCAGCTTCAAAACCAGTGCCACTGGTTGTACCAGTAATAATGAATGTTTTGCCTTCAAGGCTGTTTATTCTATTTGGTGTCCACCCATTGTTACCAAATTGTGTTGTACTCATATCGCCTATTATTTAAGTGTCTAAAAGAATAGGACAAAGGTATATGCGAAGATGCCGAGAGCACTTACACGCATTTTCGAATCTTGTGTACTTTTTGGTGGGAATTAGTTTGATAGTGGGATAGTGGGATAGTGGGATAGTGAGTTTAGGAATTACTGCTCTATACCTTCAATTTTATATAGCTCATCTCCTGGGACTAAGTCTTTTTTATGTTCACAAATCCAAATGATTTTACCATTATAGAAACTTTCACATTCCATGGTAACAGCTTCGTTCCCAATTGCACATAATACATCACCCGATTTTACCCTATCACCAACTTTTACATACCACTTTTCTAAAACCAGAGGCATCTGATTTCCTAAATCTGGAGATGTACACACACTTACTTCTCCTTTTTTGAGCTCTGGAGCGACAAAAGCACTAGATTTTAGGTCTTCTTTGTTCATTTCTTCAGTAGTCCTAAAATGAGGATTAGCTTTAAGATCCTCCATATATTGGGCGCTTTTCTTATTATATTCAAAAAGCTTAGTTAAATATGCTTCTATTATTTTTATCAAATTGTTGATGGTTTACTGTTGATCTTAAATGCACTAATAGTTGCTTACCTTGATCTTTCTTTTTCTTAATTCTTTCACCAGATCTTTATTAAAAAATAAATTATTGGTTCGTTTTAAGCGTGGTAGATATTCAATATCAGCTATGCTTTTCACATCAAAACAGTCATCTTCACCGTCCCAAAAAGGATACAGCTGACTGTAAATTTCACTGCCTCCGTCCGGAGATAATTCTTCAATATCTATTAATAAGCTAGACGGTATTTTTATGTTTTCAAAATACTCTACCGCTTCCGGAAGTATGTCATAGCCCCTTTCCTCAATGTCGATATCATATGTTTTGGCAAAATCATAAATATTAAACTTTGGCAGCAGCACCTCATCTTCATACATTAATTTCTGAATGACCAATAGCTTAAAATTAAGGTCAGATTCAAATAAGAAGTCTCCTTCTGGGTATTCAGAAAGCTTTTGATTTGCCTTGGCATCAAACAACGCCCTGTTTCTCAATTCCAAATCTAAAACGCGTTTTGGAATCTTGCCCATAATTTTTGGCAATGTCTCAAACGGATTCTTCTTCAGCCCCAATACTTTTAATTGGGTCAATTGACCAATACTTTCTGGTAGTGTTCTTAACTGCGTTTGTTCTAAATGAAGCTCTTCAAGCTGGGTAAGTTCACCCAACCAACTCGGTATTTCTTGTAACGGGTTTTTGCTAAGAATCAGCACCTTCAACTGACTCAGTTCTTTTAAGGCTACCGGTAATTCCGTTATGGCATTGTTCGCCAAATTCAACACCGTAACGTGCTTCAGATCCGCTATACCTTCCAAATTAGTAAACTGGTTATTGTATACACTCAAGGTTTTTAAATGTGATAATTTACTTATCTCTGAAAAATCGGTAAGTTGATTGCCATCTAAATTCAGGTATTTTAGATTTTGTAACGCAACTAAATTCTCAGGTAAAGTTTTGAGCTGATATTGGTGATCTAATGCGTTCGATGAATGCCTGCCCAATGTAAGGCTTACCAAATTTGGCAACGTATGTAAATTATTTAAAAAGGCATCTGGAATGCTATGCATATTATACACGCTTACATTACTCAGCTGCTGTAATTTAGAAATTTGCTCGTTTAAAAAATTGCCAAATTCGTTCCAGACCGATAAATCTTGAAGGTTTATGCACTCGTACAATTTCTCTTTTACAGCGCTATCTTCCCTGCCGTAACCCCAATATAATTTTTGAATATAAAAAGGCGGCTTATCACCAATATTGTCTATCTCGGTAAGGTCAGTAAGTGTATCTTCATTAAAAGTACACTCTTGCAATAGCTTTTCGTAAAAAGCGTCACTAGGCAAGGTGTAAAAAGCCTCTATATCATCTAGATTACTTAGGTAGGCATTGGCTATATAAACTTCGTTCGGTTTTTTAGCTAGTTTCTTTTCTAGAGTTTCAAGCAGTCCATCACGCAACATTAGCGCCTCGTGTAATTCTTTTTGTTCTGCCGTTCTAAACAAACCCTTACCGCTTAAAAATTGCTTGTATTGTTTTGCGCTATTGCCCAGTAGGTGTTGCCTAAAGTAAAATGCATACTCCCTGTTTGTATTGTTATTGTTTATATAAATCTGCAATACAGCATAACAATCGCCTTGGGTATTTGTTGTTTTAAAGAGGATATCACCGAAGGAATTTA
This genomic interval carries:
- a CDS encoding OmpA family protein codes for the protein MKHLSKLLAVALLVVGINSIQAQDENNPWQVQFGVNAIDVYPTSDVSSFGNEFFNVNDHWNILPSISYVGVSKSIGDGFSVGARGSLNKISKFGDTSVDDLSHYAIDGTIKYDIIKRQTVIDPFVEIGGGYTWIDEIGAGTANGGIGVNIWFTENLGLTLQSSYKHAFEDYLAPHFQHLAGISVKFGGTDTDGDGIYDKDDACPEVAGLEAFNGCPDSDGDGIEDSKDACPNEAGSKEMNGCPDADGDGVADKDDACPNEAGLPALAGCPDADGDGVADKDDACPSEAGPAENKGCPWADKDGDGVLDKDDQCPDVAGTVANAGCPEVTEEVQKQLNDYARTILFDTGKSSIKAESTSVMVDIITILKEYPNAKFTVEGHTDSVGSEKLNQSLSESRALSVKEFLVDKGIEEFRLSAVGYGESKPMATNNTRAGRAQNRRVEINLVK
- a CDS encoding helix-turn-helix domain-containing protein — encoded protein: MQHFKTLSAYLEYLELPSPEHPMLSVFPAIGEGFLPCHKESSPPITNDCYSISFKKIIKGDLNYGRTTYDFTNGVLFFIAPRQVLQWDNSAVFEQKGFSINFHKDFLKGTELAHQIKKYGFFSYSVNEALHLSPKEEKQIASIVANIEIEYQNNQDEFSKDIIISQLSTLLKYANRFYERQFLNRKELSTSLLEQFNEQLSQYVESGQLQKNGIPSIEQIADKMGISQRYLSDTLKKETGKTTTEHLQLLLIDEAKNMLLHPSKSIAEVAYELGFEYPHYFSRLFKKKEGISPTAYREKFSVN
- a CDS encoding SDR family oxidoreductase, which produces MKDLKNKVAYITGGTKGIGFAVAQTLLNQGMRVAISGRSQESVDKALKDFNTDAVLGIVSDVAKIADEKNAVSKIMDKWGQLDVVLANAGVGNFAPIDQMTEEEWHQMIDINLSGVFHTLKASVESLKKTEGYYITLASLAGTNFFAQGAGYNASKFGVVGFTQAAMLDLRQYGIKVSTIMPGSVATHFNHNEPDEKDAWKIQPEDIGELVLDLLQMNERTLPSKIEVRPTRPDKK
- a CDS encoding n-acetylglutamate synthase encodes the protein MNYNNKTFRPVANTKNGETSHETLFKYTQKDNILTASYCGGEILEGHLIGVVSLDGTIDMRYHQVNIKGALMTGRCVSVPEIMENGKIRLHETWQWTSGDQSKGNSIIEEI
- a CDS encoding sugar porter family MFS transporter, translated to MNRIIVWSITVALAGFLFGFDTVVISGANEPIKQLWNTSPLFHGTFIMSMALWGTVAGSLFGGIPTKNLGRKKTLLWVGILFFVSALGSALAQDPYSFSVFRFIGGVGVGISSVAAPIYISEITSKENRGKLGGLYQFWLVFGILLAFVSNWLLKGFDGANDWRWMLGVEAIPAFIYTIMVFTVPESPRWLALHKKDDAAALKILEIIHSKEKAALQLTEIKTDLQHSTKSESLFQKKYSKVLWLAFFIAFFNQLSGINFVLYYAPEILEQAGLGGKESLFNSIAIGIVNLVFTFIGIRLLDKLGRRQLIIIGSIGYIISLIMVGLCFQMNLGSTLTIIFICTFVASHAIGQGAVIWVFISEIFPNSVRAYGQSWGVSVHWVFAAIITLITPFFLDATQGVLKDHVWYIYYFFCAMMVLQLIWAITKMPETKGVSLEELSKELVKE
- a CDS encoding biotin/lipoyl-containing protein, translating into MIKIIEAYLTKLFEYNKKSAQYMEDLKANPHFRTTEEMNKEDLKSSAFVAPELKKGEVSVCTSPDLGNQMPLVLEKWYVKVGDRVKSGDVLCAIGNEAVTMECESFYNGKIIWICEHKKDLVPGDELYKIEGIEQ
- a CDS encoding SDR family oxidoreductase — encoded protein: MSTTQFGNNGWTPNRINSLEGKTFIITGTTSGTGFEAAKILLKKGAKVVMLNRNPQKSADTIAALKQELGNAIPVSNIEMDLASLASVKKAADEILKTVPQIDALMCNAAIAQVPKQTFTEDGFESQLGVNHYGNFLLQALLYPRIEESNGRIVTVGSMGYNLGIKTIQFDDMNWDKNYSPNGVYSQSKLAQIMTVYELQDRLKAAGKTGVKSYACHPGASSTSLIKTSGSLLTRFIWQIMKLTPMVQSAEKGAYPELMCATEPDLDQEGFYGPTGKNYWTGAVGECKLEPHAKDKSVMKRLWELSEKETGVTWNL
- a CDS encoding antibiotic biosynthesis monooxygenase family protein, which encodes MILEVAILYVKPNLQDKFVADFALASEYIQAIDGYCSHTLRKCIENDGQYILLVDWIDVESHEIGFRKSKGYLKWKELLHDYYEPFPTVNHYETVFENK
- a CDS encoding PD-(D/E)XK nuclease family protein, which produces MQSFIQDVVLDVLKNNPDTGKVVFILPSKRAGVFLKKILSKSLTQTVLAPEIYSIEDFIEKVSNLVTANTTTQLFELYNAYLKVGDYEKESFDSFLKWGQILLQDFNEIDRYLVDASTLYQNVAAIQEVNHWSLNPDKSEMIENYLHFWRYLEDIYKQFNGRLLEQGLGHQGLIYKTSVAELPNYLENTNKKHIFLGFNALNTAESILIQTILEKTDANIYWDIDPYFLQDNIHDAGFFIRNYQSTWNVLKGKPLAGLTNYYNTEKHIEIIGVPKNISQVNYVGDLLYKIQNDSPDALRNAAIVLGNEELLNPLLNSIPDNIPATNITMGQKLASTTLASFFTNLIEFHEQKTEKGWFYKHLLNLLTHSYAVLLFDANEVSTDSLISKIKTNNWSYITNTQIRELLPENAAINLLFEDVKNNPNRLIDNFLALIEAIRVIDVVKENSLLLEQLYKFFTLFNQLKDLCNSFKYINNLKSLKHLFSQLLSSETLDFQGNPIEGIQIMGMLESRLLDFETIIITSVNEGVLPSGKSNNSFIPYDLKIKNGLPTYKEKDAVYTYHFYRLLQRAKNVYILYNTEPDALEGGERSRLITQLLTDDNRTNIKSFIATPTIQPITKEIEQVEKSISLVDLIKDKARKGFSPSSLSNYIRNPIDFYKQNLLNINEVLQVEETLAPNTFGTIVHDSLEELYTPLIGKPLTADLLNGIRKGIPTIVAQNFEKTFKDGNISSGKNYISFHVILKYIQTFIDVEVKELADHSISIVALEQALSVPLEVAGLDFPIILKGKLDRVDEYDGITRIIDYKTGKVERRNVEIVEWDILTEEYQFSKAFQLLCYGLMYSKTHPTENLSIQAGIISLKNFAEGTLLFAQKESARSTSKNHIITNEVISDFEQILGQLITEICNADIPFTEKEV
- a CDS encoding leucine-rich repeat domain-containing protein; translation: MSQQKLLQAVFQDQKPREILAINSFGDILFKTTNTQGDCYAVLQIYINNNNTNREYAFYFRQHLLGNSAKQYKQFLSGKGLFRTAEQKELHEALMLRDGLLETLEKKLAKKPNEVYIANAYLSNLDDIEAFYTLPSDAFYEKLLQECTFNEDTLTDLTEIDNIGDKPPFYIQKLYWGYGREDSAVKEKLYECINLQDLSVWNEFGNFLNEQISKLQQLSNVSVYNMHSIPDAFLNNLHTLPNLVSLTLGRHSSNALDHQYQLKTLPENLVALQNLKYLNLDGNQLTDFSEISKLSHLKTLSVYNNQFTNLEGIADLKHVTVLNLANNAITELPVALKELSQLKVLILSKNPLQEIPSWLGELTQLEELHLEQTQLRTLPESIGQLTQLKVLGLKKNPFETLPKIMGKIPKRVLDLELRNRALFDAKANQKLSEYPEGDFLFESDLNFKLLVIQKLMYEDEVLLPKFNIYDFAKTYDIDIEERGYDILPEAVEYFENIKIPSSLLIDIEELSPDGGSEIYSQLYPFWDGEDDCFDVKSIADIEYLPRLKRTNNLFFNKDLVKELRKRKIKVSNY